The Naumovozyma dairenensis CBS 421 chromosome 1, complete genome genome includes a region encoding these proteins:
- the SPO22 gene encoding Spo22p (similar to Saccharomyces cerevisiae SPO22 (YIL073C); ancestral locus Anc_7.272) translates to MNEVNSTFKTTINEFCDAANWLTSQLYNSKNSTEKELSPLTNKIDVLCPIAERYERTFRTSEVLLDEELILKLENSASSLWNSSTIAIRTENNDEKKLLFCHCKFFATILFSVHDALIPLSTKNSDNRSSNNLQSLLNGYKTKVRTFKCLINTLKCIMDHQWIQLIEKIQDQGDKYLRVLTAESDNPSIKGDLEVAKDLEKLKFEFFLLNFQLALKDGNLETAKIYESKFNNQEVIEHLDAETVMELSRIIYNATISLNDHMNVNKNKEESSNDCKNEIIYFLKLAHSYLEMPLPALKLQTDYNNLKFSILLFLANILIEVNEENLNYVSESEKYLEMLQNEFPRKIESFLLAIQLQKKKPGPSNSEQIEEIIMRMIMSVSIITNFDAVVGSIKDFCSRSSRLGILCLDYIVMNKIDVKTEQNWLEKLILLRFFLTTQSNTLNSQEIIESLEPFCNALERILVNNLSKPTLSSIITLLWNSGKKQEKQENYELAIKFYRLSLRNFLSHGYSDKGKIQRALQGAYINIEDFAIVEQIYEEMEIAEKEFPLTQLLILKVYLKRDNIESAFQCLKKIQISDHENSMDALILGVSECKRSTDLAIRAISLIFEKLNNKEFTEKQYSTWSVPTLSLLRYTLQMILKLSEENGVAKFQTYLDTMYGLIWRAYEYLQKIRLKNQLRLNFDTSSTDSVSIDEVEWFSSIAYNVTSKCLNEDNINYDLIPFARLSCDLIDLVPLHEFTFPKMFHYRYWQFRCKILTLVVMKNKIKGSNIKELKEVELKVTELTQDIVKEKSNPNYKDASTKEDEKKITECLLDSLQLSYEIALCTRDRQKILEIVNKAQSINNSEIDTALFNITLDRKDLPKGMFLEVIYVILKRNIGNTIVDDLTLCSWLNIYLETCLNNEHIIAIDLVENIFVVIKTNVRMTNGNDEQIMQVLEGVATLCWNQGVNMMIKEDKKNGVAWCRTSIKWASLINRGLQEKFQDLWLSLTTATDLSPDLIAEEPNN, encoded by the exons atgAATGAAGTCAATTCAACATTTAAAACTaccattaatgaattttgcG ATGCTGCAAATTGGTTAACTTCTCAATTATacaattccaaaaattcGACTGAGAAAGAATTATCGCCAttaacaaataaaattgatgtACTCTGTCCCATTGCAGAAAGGTACGAGAGGACATTTCGAACAAGTGAAGTTCTGCTGgatgaagaattgattTTAAAGTTAGAGAATTCGGCATCAAGTCTTTGGAATTCATCTACAATCGCAATCAGAAcggaaaataatgatgagaaaaaattactgTTTTGTCACTGTAAATTCTTCGCCACTATCTTATTTAGTGTTCATGATGCTTTGATTCCATTATCTACTAAAAATAGTGATAACAGATCTTCCAACAATTTACAATCATTACTGAATGGTTATAAAACAAAAGTAAGAACATTTAAATGTTTAATAAACACTTTAAAATGCATAATGGATCATCAATGGATACAATTAATTGAGAAAATCCAGGACCAAGgtgataaatatttaaggGTGTTGACTGCTGAATCCGACAATCCTTCAATAAAAGGGGATTTAGAAGTTGCCaaagatttggaaaaattaaaattcgaattttttttattaaatttccAATTGGCGTTAAAGGATGGTAATTTAGAAACTGCCAAAATTTATGAATCGAAATTCAATAATCAAGAGGTCATTGAACATCTCGATGCAGAAACTGTAATGGAACTTTCAAGAATCATCTATAATGCCACAATATCTCTTAACGATCACATGAATGTcaataaaaacaaagagGAAAGTAGCAATGATTGCAAAAATGAGATCATATATTTCCTGAAGTTGGCTCATTCTTATTTGGAAATGCCACTGCCAGCATTAAAATTGCAGACTGATTATAACAACttaaagttttcaattttgcTATTTTTAGCGAATATTCTTATCGAAgtaaatgaagaaaatttgaactATGTCTCAGAATCTGAAAAATACTTAGAAATGTTACAAAATGAATTCCctagaaaaattgaatcGTTCTTACTAGCTATACAGcttcaaaaaaagaaaccaGGCCCAAGCAACTCTGAACAGATCGAGGAGATTATAATGAGGATGATAATGTCTGTGAGTATTATAACAAATTTTGATGCCGTTGTTGGTTCAATCAAGGACTTTTGCTCGAGGAGCTCTCGATTAGGTATTCTATGTCTTGATTACATCGTTATGAATAAAATAGATGTCAAAACGGAACAGAATTGGTTAGAAAAACTTATTCTATTGCGATTCTTCCTTACTACACAGTCCAATACCCTGAATAGCCAAGAGATTATTGAAAGTCTGGAACCCTTTTGCAATGCTTTAGAAAGGATACTTGTAAACAATCTATCAAAGCCAACATTATCCAGCATTATCACTTTACTTTGGAATAGCggaaagaaacaagaaaaacaGGAAAATTATGAGCTAGCAATAAAGTTTTATCGTCTTTCCTTaagaaattttctttcccATGGTTATAGTGATAAAGGTAAGATACAAAGAGCCTTACAAGGAGCTTATATTAATATCGAAGACTTTGCAATCGTGGAACAGATATAtgaagaaatggaaatagCAGAAAAGGAATTTCCCTTAACACAACTATTAATCTTAAAAGTTTATTTGAAACGAGATAATATAGAATCGGCTTTCCAATGCTTGAAAAAGATCCAAATTTCTGACCATGAAAACTCCATGGATGCGCTTATCTTGGGAGTTTCCGAATGTAAGAGGTCAACTGATTTAGCTATAAGGGctatttcattaatttttgagAAACtgaataataaagaatttacAGAGAAACAATATTCAACTTGGTCGGTTCCGACTTTAAGCCTTTTAAGGTATACATTgcaaatgatattaaaattatcagAAGAGAATGGCGTTGCCAAATTTCAAACTTATTTAGACACGATGTACGGTTTAATATGGAGAGCATACGAATATCTTCAGAAAATACGTTTAAAGAATCAATTAAGGTTAAATTTCGATACTTCATCTACAGATAGCGtttcaattgatgaagttgaatggttttcttcaattgcATACAATGTGACTAGTAAATGCCtaaatgaagataatatcaattatGATCTTATACCTTTTGCCCGATTATCCTGTGATCTGATTGATTTGGTGCCGTTACATGAATTTACCTTCCCGAAAATGTTTCATTACCGATACTGGCAATTTAGGTGCAAGATCTTAACTCTTGTTGTaatgaagaacaagatCAAGGGATCTAacattaaagaattgaaagaagtTGAGTTGAAAGTGACTGAATTAACTCAAGATATCGTCAAGGAAAAAAGTAATCCCAATTACAAAGATGCAAGTACTAAAGAGGAcgagaagaaaataactGAATGTCTGTTAGATAGTCTACAACTAAGCTACGAAATTGCCCTATGTACGAGGGATCGTCAGAAAATTTTAGAAATTGTAAACAAAGCACAGTCGATCAATAATTCTGAAATAGATACGgctttatttaatataacACTGGACCGAAAAGATCTCCCAAAGGGAATGTTTCTAGAAGTTATTTATGTAATATTAAAACGAAATATCGGGAATACCATCGTCGATGATTTAACGCTTTGCTCCTGGCTTAATATTTATCTAGAAACCTGTTTGAATAATGAACATATAATTGCTATTGATTTAGTGGAAAATATCTTCGTTGTGATTAAGACCAATGTGCGAATGACGAATGGGAATGATGAACAAATTATGCAAGTACTTGAAGGTGTCGCGACCCTTTGTTGGAATCAAGGCGTTaatatgatgataaagGAAGACAAGAAGAATGGAGTAGCTTGGTGTAGAACATCCATCAAATGGGCCAGTTTAATAAATAGAGGTTTgcaagaaaaatttcaagacTTGTGGTTGTCTTTAACAACTGCAACCGATTTATCTCCCGACTTAATTGCTGAAGAACCAAATAACTAG
- the NDAI0A02380 gene encoding uncharacterized protein (similar to Saccharomyces cerevisiae YER079W; ancestral locus Anc_7.270), with translation MTESIPSIGSRGTSSTASLYKFTSNNLYPDDISTKPVYEIDPCNIGQSSPVSRASMNSGISTTTRKDGIDGKRIKHKTASHPSKNLLNTLTHNQLKRLYESQSSNGHVSPYTYYPYSPSRSQSNLSYPDSPNYPPMTLREKMKLLNDEHHFPSKEKSSDSFHNPKDYNSSSSSISDLFNDLNSENQEGEILENENESYADDDDDDNDAHSSIPNNELFTAYAFEDDYVAFANSNKNPITSELHIDHFSSGNTSHLDNNITLHEIDSNASTMGDDISYLSHLKNIPPKT, from the coding sequence ATGACGGAGTCCATACCTTCCATAGGCTCCAGAGGTACCTCATCTACTGCATCATTGTACAAATTTACTTCCAATAATCTCTATCCTGATGATATTTCAACAAAACCTGTGTATGAAATAGACCCGTGCAACATCGGACAATCAAGTCCAGTATCAAGAGCCTCAATGAATTCTGGGATATCAACTACAACAAGAAAGGATGGTATTGATgggaaaagaataaaacaTAAGACAGCGTCTCATCCttcaaagaatttattgaatacTTTGACCCATAATCAACTAAAACGATTATATGAATCTCAATCTTCAAATGGTCATGTATCCCCATACACTTATTACCCTTATTCTCCTTCTCGTTCCCAATCAAATCTTTCCTATCCAGATTCTCCTAACTATCCTCCAATGACATTACGtgaaaaaatgaaacttTTAAACGATGAACATCATTTCCCttcaaaggaaaaatcTAGCGATTCATTCCACAACCCCAAAGACTATAActcttcatcttcatcaatttcagaCTTATTTAATGACTTAAATTCAGAGAATCAAGAAGGAGAAATACTAGAAAACGAAAATGAGTCTtatgctgatgatgatgatgatgacaaCGATGCCCATTCGTCAATACCTAATAACGAACTATTTACAGCGTACgcatttgaagatgattatGTAGCTTTTGCCAATAGCAATAAGAATCCCATCACTTCTGAACTTCATATTGACCATTTTTCAAGTGGTAACACTAGTCATCTTGATAACAATATTACTCTCCATGAAATCGATAGTAACGCAAGTACCATGGGTGATGATATCTCCTACCTAAgccatttgaaaaatataccACCAAAAACATGA